In a single window of the Rhineura floridana isolate rRhiFlo1 chromosome 3, rRhiFlo1.hap2, whole genome shotgun sequence genome:
- the CHAD gene encoding chondroadherin has translation MDRSGFFLKLFGLLVCLLPILQACPQNCHCHGGDLHHVICDNVGLRKIPKVAEQTRLLNLQRNSFPILPTNGFREMKNLVSLHLQHSHIKEISSGAFRGLKQLVYLYLSNNDISVIKTGAFDDLTELTYLYLDHNKIPDLPKGLLSPLINLYILQLGSNKLRDLRSGAFHGAKNLRWLYLSNNSINSIQPGALDDVENLAIFHLDKNQLTTYPVVAMSKLRVVEDLKLSHNPMKTIPDLAFQSFGRYMETLSLDNMSLEKFSDKAFTGVTTLKTAHIENNKLSSLPRTFPFSRLEALTLSNNPWHCSCQLAPLRRWLESSRSRPDATCASPSQARGQQIRDTIVLRSCKVPTKRSKKGSRH, from the exons ATGGACCGATCAGGCTTCTTTCTCAAGCTCTTCGGCTTGCTGGTATGCCTTCTGCCCATTCTCCAGGCATGTCCTCAGAACTGTCACTGTCATGGAGGAGACCTCCATCATGTCATCTGTGACAACGTTGGACTGAGAAAAATCCCCAAGGTAGCTGAGCAGACACGGCTCCTCAATCTGCAGAGGAACAGCTTCCCCATCCTGCCTACCAATGGTTTCAGGGAGATGAAAAATCTTGTCTCCCTCCACCTCCAACATTCGCACATCAAAGAGATCTCCAGCGGAGCCTTCCGCGGCTTGAAGCAGTTGGTCTACCTTTACTTGTCTAATAATGACATTAGCGTCATAAAGACGGGAGCCTTTGATGACCTGACAGAACTCACCTACCTCTACTTAGACCATAACAAGATCCCTGACCTGCCTAAGGGGCTCCTCTCCCCACTAATTAACCTTTACATCCTACAGCTAGGTAGCAACAAGCTCCGAGATTTGAGATCAGGAGCCTTCCATGGTGCCAAAAACCTTCGCTGGCTCTATCTTTCCAATAACTCCATCAACTCCATCCAACCTGGGGCCCTGGATGATGTGGAAAACCTAGCTATATTCCACCTTGATAAGAACCAGCTGACCACCTACCCAGTGGTTGCAATGAGCAAGCTGAGAGTAGTGGAGGACCTGAAGCTCTCGCACAATCCCATGAAGACCATTCCAGACTTAGCCTTCCAGTCTTTTGGGCGATACATGGAGACCCTCAGCCTGGACAACATGAGTCTAGAAAAG TTTTCAGATAAAGCATTTACCGGTGTAACCACACTGAAGACCGCTCACATTGAGAACAACAAACTTTCTAGTCTTCCGAGGACCTTTCCTTTCAGTCGTCTTGAGGCACTCACCTTGTCTAACAACCCTTGGCATTGTTCCTGTCAGCTAGCACCTCTGCGCAG GTGGCTGGAATCCTCTCGATCACGCCCTGATGCAACCTGTGCATCACCCTCTCAGGCTCGAGGACAGCAGATCCGAGATACCATTGTACTCCGCAGCTGCAAGGTCCCCACTAAGAGGTCGAAGAAGGGAAGTCGCCATTAA